Proteins from one Chitinophaga oryzae genomic window:
- a CDS encoding FtsL-like putative cell division protein, with amino-acid sequence MLQEEVIETNQEEEPAGTESTPAKEPKREWRLRINYRALVQNLPYIGFLAVLALVYIANSHLAEKKIRRINQLGKEIKELKWEYLNVKSELMFRSKMSEVSKSVEQLGLKQLSSPPQKIVLKKENEK; translated from the coding sequence GTGTTGCAGGAAGAAGTTATAGAAACAAACCAGGAAGAAGAACCTGCCGGTACAGAAAGTACTCCGGCAAAAGAACCGAAAAGGGAATGGCGGCTGCGTATCAACTACAGAGCGTTGGTACAAAACCTGCCCTATATCGGTTTCCTCGCCGTACTGGCACTGGTCTATATCGCTAACAGCCACCTCGCCGAAAAAAAAATACGCCGCATTAATCAGCTTGGCAAAGAAATAAAAGAGCTTAAGTGGGAATATCTCAATGTGAAGAGTGAGCTCATGTTTCGCAGTAAAATGAGCGAAGTCAGCAAATCCGTGGAACAACTGGGCCTCAAACAACTCAGTTCCCCTCCGCAGAAAATAGTGCTGAAAAAGGAAAACGAAAAATGA